AAGTCCTTGGAGCCAAACACAATTCCGCCCGTAGGAAAGTCCGGACCGCTTATAAATTTCAAAAGCTCTTCCGTAGTCGCGTCTTCGTTGTCTATCAAATGGTCTATGGCATCGGCAAGTTCGCGCAAATTATGAGGAGGAATGTTAGTAGCCATGCCGACAGCAATACCCAAAGTTCCATTTAAAAGAAGGTTGGGCGCGGCGGCCGGTAAAGTAACAGGTTCTTTTCTTGTTCCTTCATAGTTTGGCCTCCAGTCAACAGTGTCTTTTTCTATGTCGCGCAACATATCGCCTGAAATGCGAGACATTTTGGCCTCTGTATAACGGGGGGCGGCCGGCGGATCTCCGTCCAAACTTCCCCAGTTTCCTTGACCTATTATTAAAGGATATCTGTAGGTAAAGGACTGGGCCATTTTGGCCATTGCATCATAAATCGCCGCGTCGCCGTGGGGATGATACTTACCCATCGTGTCCCCCGTAACCGCCGCCGATTTTCTTGTTTTTCCGCCAGCGTTCAAGCCAAGCTCGTGCATTGTGAAAAGAATCCTCCGTTGCACGGGTTTCAGTCCGTCACGAACATCCGGCAGGGCACGCGCTGTTATTACAGACATGGCGTAATCAAGGTACGAATCCTTCATTTCCGCCACGATATTTCTGTTGACAACCCCGGCGTTCCGCCCATTTTCTTTGTTTTCTTCCTTTTCCATTTTAATTTGATTTTAACACAAAACGCTCTTAAATTCCATTTCGCGATAATAAACCTGACCGCCAATCAGCGATTTTGGATGTCCTCTGTTTCCACATCTTCCGACCTGAACAGGTTTTTCAGCTGTCCAACCCCGGCCGCGAAATCTTTGGCTCCATTTTGAAGCACTTCGGAAATTTTGACAAAAGGCATGTCAACATTCTGTCTGTCTTCCGCTACCGCTTCGGAAAAAATGGAATCCAAAGAAAAAAGCCAAATAAAAGCCACCACGCCCGTAAAAACGGCGGTTATCAAAAAAGCCACCCGTCGGCGATGGGATTCGCTTTTTTGGCGCAATTTTTCTAAAAAATCCATTGTTGTACTTATACGGGCTGTTACCTAATATCCACTTTAGCCGACTTTTCCGAACATTTCGCGATCGGGCGGTATCGTGTCATTGGGCCTTAAGCACCATTATCTCTCCCTCCTTACCCTCCAAATCCTTCCTTTTAAGCGTCAGCTTGTCCACGGGCTTTACATTCTCCGAACCGCCCTCTCTAAGAAACACCTTTAAAGCATCTTTGTTTTCCGCTTCTTCGTAATGCATGGGTATTATGATTTTCGGTTCCAGATTAACGGCCAGTTTGTAGGCGTCGGCCGACGACAAAACGCCCCCTCCTCCAATCGGGACAAACAATATGTCTATATCCGCGTCCGAAACGGCCTCGGCGGTTTTTGGGTCCAAATCAACCCCACCAAGTCCTCCAAGGAAGACAATGTTCATACTCTCAAGATTTACCGTATATATTGTATTGATTCTTTCTTTGCCTTCATAACCGCTACGGGAGGAAAGTCCTTTTATAAAGACCTCTTTTATTTCATATTCTCCGGGGCCGGAAATCACAAAAGGTTCTTTGTTTCCCACGGTGACAGCTTCAACTCCGTTAAAGTCCTGATGCTTTATTGAAATCAAAGCAATATCCGCTCCAAAACGGCCACCTTTGAATTTTGAGTCCTTGGAAATCGGGTCAAAAGCCAGCACAGTATCGCCAAACTGAACTTTAAAAAATTGAAGATTGTGGTAGGTGATAATCATATAAATTGGAACATTTTAAGAAAAACGAGCGCGAGTTTGTTTTTAACGTCTTTGTTGTATGTTTCATCTGAAAGTATATCACTTTGAATTACGAAACTCCAGATCCCTCGTCTTTCTTTTAAATTTCGGCTGTGACTTCGCAAAAATTATTCAACAGTCCCTTTAATTGGACAAGTATGACATCACGTA
This genomic stretch from bacterium harbors:
- a CDS encoding MBL fold metallo-hydrolase → MIITYHNLQFFKVQFGDTVLAFDPISKDSKFKGGRFGADIALISIKHQDFNGVEAVTVGNKEPFVISGPGEYEIKEVFIKGLSSRSGYEGKERINTIYTVNLESMNIVFLGGLGGVDLDPKTAEAVSDADIDILFVPIGGGGVLSSADAYKLAVNLEPKIIIPMHYEEAENKDALKVFLREGGSENVKPVDKLTLKRKDLEGKEGEIMVLKAQ